TTGCCGGCCCGGGCTGGGGCGCCCGTGGATGTGGCGGCGCTGGACGCGTCCTTCCGCACGCTGGCCGCCGCGGCCTCCGTTCCGGTGAAGCCCGCCGCCGCGCCGCCGCAGTCCTCCGAGGGCGTGCTGCTGGTGGTGGACGAGGACGCGAAGCTGCTGGCCGAAGCGGAGCGCATGGGGCGCCAGGTGGGCGTGGGCGTGGTGACGGCGCGCACGGCGGACGCGGCGTGTGAGGTGGCGCGGCGGCAGTGGGTGGATGGCGTGCTGGTCCACCTGGACCTGGGCGGCCCACTGGGCGGCCTGGCCGTGGCGCATGCGCTGCGCGCGGAGGAGAGCCTGCCCGTGCTGCCGCTGGCCGTCACGGGTGCCCGGGACGTGCTGGAGGAACGGGTGGCGGCGGCGCACGCGGGGGCGTCCCTCTTCCTGCCACGGCCCTTCACCGCGCGGGACTTCTCCGCCGCGGCCGAGCGCATGGTGGCGGCGCGCCGCCCGGAGCGCGCGCGGGTGATGGTGGTGGATGACGACCCGGATGCCATCGCCGCGCTGACGCAGGCCCTCGCCAGCGACCAGATTGAGGTGGTGGGGCTGAGCGACGCGCACGGGCTGATGGAGGCGCTGGCGCAGCACCGGCCGGACCTGTTGCTGCTGGACGTGCAGATGCCGGGGCCCAGTGGCTTCGACCTGTGCCGGATCCTGCGCTCCACGCCGGAGTGGCAGGAGCTGCCGGTGCTGCTGATTACCGCGCACCTGGGGCTGGAGTTCCGGCTGGCGGCCTTCCAGGCGGGGGCGGATGACTACCTCTCCAAGCCGGTGCTGCGCGAGGAGTTGCGAGCGCGCGTGCAGGCCCGGTTGGAGCGCACGCGTCTGTCTCGCGAGCGGGCGGAGCGGGATGGGCTGACGGGCCTGCTGCTGCGCCGGCCCTTCCTGGACGGGCTCCGCGCCCGGCTGGCCGAGTCGCGGCGCCAGGGAAAGCCGCTGGCCTTGTGCTTCCTGGACGTGGACCACTTCAAGCAGGTGAATGACCGCTACGGTCACCTGGCCGGAGACCGCGTGTTGATGTGGTTGGGCCGGCTGTTGGGCGCGCGCTTCCGCCGCGAGGACGTGCGTGGCCGCTGGGGTGGCGAGGAGTTCGTGGTGGGGCTCTTGGGAGAGAGCGCGGGCAGCGCCTCGGAAATCCTCGCTCGCACCGCGGCGGAGCTGTCGGACATGACCTTCGACGGCGACACCGGCGAGCCCTTCCACGTCACCTTCAGCGCGGGCATCGCGGTGTCGCCGGGGGACGGCGACACGGTGGAGTCGCTGCTGCGGACCGCGGACGCGCGGCTGCTGCGCGCGAAGGAGAACGGCCGCAACCGCATCGAGGCGTGAGTCCCAGGGCTCACGGCTCGTTGAAGATGAGCAGCCCGCGCGACGTGTCCACCACATAGATGCGGCCGTCTCCCGGCACGCGGATGCCGATGGCGCCGTCGGTCAGCTTGTCTGTCCGGTTCCGGTCTGACTCCCGGAAGGTGTTGTAGTGCGCGATTTCGCGAGGCTGCGAGGGATTGGACACGTCCAGGACGCGCACGCCCTCATGGTAGTACGCGACGTAGAGCCGCGTGCCCACCAGCAGCATGTTGTGGACGGAGGTGAGGCCCCGCAGGCGGTATTCACCAATCTTCACGATGTTCGCCGGGTCGGTGACGTCCAGCACGCGGATATGGGAGCCCATCGTCTCGCCGCCCTCGAAGGCCACGGTGCGGCCATTGAAGGTACCCACCGCGTTGGCGTGGCTGAAGGCATGGGGATAGGTGTAGCGGCCGAGCAACTCCGGTGTCTCGCCGCCCAGCCCTGCGATGAGGAAGCCATCGTCGAGGTGGTTGATGTAGAGGCGCCCCTCATACGCGAAGGCGTCATGCGGATAGCCCACACTTCTGGGATACGTGAAGCGGGTGAGGAGCTGAGGCTCCAGCGGTTGGGTGATGTCGAAGATGAGCGTCTGCTTGTGGGATGGCGACATGGCATAGAGCCGGTTTCCATCCACGAAGAGGGTGTGCACGTCGACTGGGCTGCCACCGCTGGGGTGGTTGCGCACGAAGGCGGGCAACCGCGGGTCGGCCAGGTCGAACACGAGCAGGCCGGAGCGCGCGCTGCCTACGTAGAGCGCATTGTCTCGAGCCCACACGGCATTCCAGTAGTCGCTATGGCCGAAGCGGATGACCGTCTGCTGGACGGGGATGTAGGGATTGCTCACGTTGAAGACGGCGAGGCCGCCGCCGACGCCGCGCCGGTCGATGGCCACGACATAGGCGTGGCCATGGGTGACATACACGTCCACAGGCGTGTCCAGGCCCACGGGCATTTCGGACAGGAGCTGAAGGTTGGCGGACTCGGGCTCGCCCTCTCGCCACGTCATGCGCTCGGCGCGGAAGCTACCGCTCTGGCGCAGTGTGCTGCCTCGGCACCAGAGAACGCAGCCGGTGAGGCTCCGTGGCCCCTGGGCGTGACAGCCGATGAACGTGTAGCGGTCTTGGAGCCCGGTTTGGCTCGTGGGCTCGGAGGAAATGAAGAACCGCTCGCCATTCATGGTGGCTGCATGGGGCTTGCGTCCCAT
This portion of the Myxococcus xanthus genome encodes:
- a CDS encoding response regulator, coding for MSSRTLLFLEDDKDLQSLVGTFLREKGYRVEPARSAAEAQAVLARVPVDAAIVDGLLPGMTGADFIRELRKTQPKLPILFASAFWKDLKSHELLTRQLGVVRIIHKPYKPEELLVWVNQLFPAPALPPPPPPEALEEAEEVNVEVDDLAASLAALNAEYGARLKEKVAALEALLVRGRGGDAAALEEAYTVVHKLHGTAGSYGFAEVSIRAGQLEAVLLPARAGAPVDVAALDASFRTLAAAASVPVKPAAAPPQSSEGVLLVVDEDAKLLAEAERMGRQVGVGVVTARTADAACEVARRQWVDGVLVHLDLGGPLGGLAVAHALRAEESLPVLPLAVTGARDVLEERVAAAHAGASLFLPRPFTARDFSAAAERMVAARRPERARVMVVDDDPDAIAALTQALASDQIEVVGLSDAHGLMEALAQHRPDLLLLDVQMPGPSGFDLCRILRSTPEWQELPVLLITAHLGLEFRLAAFQAGADDYLSKPVLREELRARVQARLERTRLSRERAERDGLTGLLLRRPFLDGLRARLAESRRQGKPLALCFLDVDHFKQVNDRYGHLAGDRVLMWLGRLLGARFRREDVRGRWGGEEFVVGLLGESAGSASEILARTAAELSDMTFDGDTGEPFHVTFSAGIAVSPGDGDTVESLLRTADARLLRAKENGRNRIEA
- a CDS encoding LVIVD repeat-containing protein — protein: MRAPILLLQRLHLMSVRAARPLLAIVCAVSLSACSSSDPTPPGPTPPAYNGPWEVLPELGEWVDPGAFESCPAQTSQAACNAPETLVMPDCDFGSLAGLERQGAIYRAEIRYETQVQPGTVRVLPENGGFQFDASGQPMSVMGRKPHAATMNGERFFISSEPTSQTGLQDRYTFIGCHAQGPRSLTGCVLWCRGSTLRQSGSFRAERMTWREGEPESANLQLLSEMPVGLDTPVDVYVTHGHAYVVAIDRRGVGGGLAVFNVSNPYIPVQQTVIRFGHSDYWNAVWARDNALYVGSARSGLLVFDLADPRLPAFVRNHPSGGSPVDVHTLFVDGNRLYAMSPSHKQTLIFDITQPLEPQLLTRFTYPRSVGYPHDAFAYEGRLYINHLDDGFLIAGLGGETPELLGRYTYPHAFSHANAVGTFNGRTVAFEGGETMGSHIRVLDVTDPANIVKIGEYRLRGLTSVHNMLLVGTRLYVAYYHEGVRVLDVSNPSQPREIAHYNTFRESDRNRTDKLTDGAIGIRVPGDGRIYVVDTSRGLLIFNEP